One window of Streptomyces sp. FIT100 genomic DNA carries:
- a CDS encoding GPP34 family phosphoprotein — MTTPRDLLIVAMDTDTGRSPERGDLALALAGGELIDLLSAQAVTLDGDRLVPSPPPAVTDHLLETAASTVAAEAPYESVGDWLWRRGRGLTETYLAAFDAEGLLTRQRRHRWMPFSAGQTVLADSPARRSAADRYSSREPVLTALAAAVGLDDEPGQDAPDVEDDAVATVLAAVHDALRELDAERQRRAVEEAAADNIRRGQ; from the coding sequence ATGACCACACCGCGGGACCTGTTGATCGTCGCCATGGACACGGACACCGGTCGGTCCCCGGAGCGCGGCGATCTGGCGCTCGCGCTCGCGGGGGGCGAGCTGATCGACCTCCTCAGCGCCCAGGCCGTCACCCTGGACGGTGATCGCCTCGTACCCAGCCCCCCGCCGGCCGTGACGGACCACCTGCTGGAGACGGCCGCGTCGACGGTTGCCGCGGAGGCGCCGTACGAGTCAGTCGGCGACTGGCTGTGGCGGCGGGGCCGGGGGCTGACCGAGACCTACCTCGCCGCCTTCGATGCGGAGGGGCTGCTCACCCGGCAGCGGCGCCACCGCTGGATGCCGTTCTCGGCCGGCCAGACGGTGCTGGCCGACTCCCCCGCCCGCCGCTCGGCGGCGGACCGCTACTCCTCGCGGGAGCCCGTACTCACCGCCCTGGCGGCAGCCGTCGGGCTCGACGACGAGCCGGGGCAGGACGCCCCGGACGTGGAGGACGACGCGGTGGCCACGGTCCTCGCAGCGGTCCACGACGCCCTGCGGGAACTGGACGCCGAACGGCAGCGGCGGGCCGTGGAGGAAGCGGCCGCGGACAACATCCGACGAGGCCAATGA
- a CDS encoding serine/threonine-protein kinase produces MGAYRLLCRLGEGGMGRVFLARSSGGRAVALKTVHAGMSDTPGFRARFAREVRACQAVSGPGTAPVVAADPHAAVPWLATAYVPGPSLSEAVHEYGPLEEPALWRLLGGLGEALTTVHEAGLVHRDLKPSNVLLALDGPRLIDFGIARAADDAALTGTGLVVGSPGFMSPEQITGQEVDERGDIFALGVLLAYAGTGRGPFGSGSGPELGYRVVHHEPDLSRLPEDFAVAIRGCLAKDPAQRPSLADLVAQARERACADGDWLPAPLTSAIARRAAWALDLESRQEFGPPPVPFGTPPTLIGPPPLPGGPSSTPSGPRAPFPPHVPAGPVPSPTPTQSGPAPVPWRPPGRARLVGAAWATRGLLGRPLLGLFALIPLLVAAGGRETIEAQLHRPDAQLTPASPGWESYQWALDTTWHFALIGPLLVSAVVLSVLRRGLPYRSATAVRGWAVASLVHWLVLAVTVLVSAHWLRSALWAVDPGRTSPELGLALGVGLLPMVVLVPGALVVLVLAAVRAFRVRSRIPIPPAAPVYTTVL; encoded by the coding sequence GTGGGCGCCTACCGTCTGCTGTGCCGGCTCGGCGAGGGCGGCATGGGGCGCGTCTTTCTCGCCAGGTCCTCCGGCGGGCGGGCGGTGGCGCTCAAGACGGTGCACGCGGGCATGTCGGACACCCCGGGCTTCCGCGCGCGCTTCGCCCGCGAGGTGAGGGCCTGCCAGGCGGTGTCCGGCCCGGGCACGGCACCGGTGGTGGCGGCCGACCCGCACGCGGCGGTGCCCTGGCTGGCCACCGCGTACGTACCGGGCCCCTCGCTGTCCGAAGCGGTCCACGAGTACGGGCCGCTGGAGGAGCCCGCGCTCTGGCGGCTGCTCGGCGGTCTCGGCGAGGCGCTCACCACCGTGCACGAGGCGGGCCTGGTGCACCGCGACCTCAAGCCGTCCAATGTGCTGCTCGCGCTCGACGGCCCCCGCCTCATCGACTTCGGCATCGCCCGTGCCGCCGACGACGCCGCACTGACCGGCACCGGCCTGGTCGTCGGCTCGCCCGGCTTCATGTCCCCGGAGCAGATCACCGGGCAGGAGGTGGACGAGCGCGGTGACATCTTCGCGCTGGGCGTGCTCCTCGCGTACGCGGGCACGGGCCGCGGCCCCTTCGGCTCCGGCTCGGGCCCCGAGCTGGGCTACCGCGTGGTGCACCACGAGCCGGATCTCTCCCGTCTGCCCGAGGACTTCGCGGTGGCGATCCGGGGCTGCCTGGCCAAGGACCCGGCGCAGCGGCCGTCGCTCGCCGACCTCGTCGCGCAGGCGCGGGAGCGCGCCTGCGCGGACGGCGACTGGCTGCCGGCACCGCTGACCTCCGCGATCGCGCGCCGCGCCGCGTGGGCGCTGGACCTGGAGAGCCGCCAGGAGTTCGGGCCCCCGCCGGTGCCGTTCGGAACGCCGCCGACGCTGATCGGGCCGCCACCGCTGCCGGGTGGACCCTCGTCCACCCCGTCCGGGCCGCGGGCTCCCTTCCCACCGCACGTTCCGGCCGGGCCCGTGCCCAGCCCCACCCCCACGCAGTCCGGGCCCGCGCCCGTGCCGTGGCGACCGCCCGGCCGCGCGCGCCTCGTCGGGGCCGCTTGGGCGACCCGGGGGCTGCTCGGCCGGCCGCTGCTCGGGCTCTTCGCACTGATACCCCTGCTCGTCGCGGCGGGCGGCAGGGAGACGATCGAGGCCCAGCTCCACCGCCCCGACGCCCAGTTGACGCCGGCGAGTCCCGGCTGGGAGTCGTACCAGTGGGCGCTCGACACGACCTGGCACTTCGCTCTCATCGGACCGCTGCTCGTCTCCGCCGTCGTGCTGAGCGTGCTGCGCCGCGGGCTGCCGTACCGGTCGGCGACCGCGGTGCGCGGCTGGGCCGTCGCGTCGCTGGTCCACTGGCTGGTGCTGGCCGTCACCGTGCTGGTGTCGGCCCACTGGCTCCGCTCCGCCCTATGGGCCGTGGACCCCGGCCGCACGTCGCCGGAGCTCGGACTGGCCCTGGGTGTCGGCCTGCTGCCGATGGTCGTGCTCGTGCCCGGCGCCCTGGTGGTCCTCGTCCTGGCGGCCGTGCGGGCCTTCCGCGTCCGGAGCCGGATCCCTATCCCGCCTGCCGCACCGGTCTACACCACAGTCCTATAA
- a CDS encoding DUF6790 family protein: MFLIAYFVVLVVFPLIHTFVDRRPNRRTRLRTIEIWLLWFVGASGALSVLTGLGHIGPDAPTIADGIGFAHSPFQWEVGWADIAVGTIGFMSIWRRDSFMTAAVIALAILYWGDAAGHIMQLVAHENTAPNNVQPIYTDILQPLIAVLLLIAYRRHGGGRSPAPERPAGS; encoded by the coding sequence ATGTTCCTTATTGCCTACTTTGTGGTGCTCGTGGTCTTTCCCCTCATCCACACGTTCGTCGACCGCAGACCCAATCGCCGGACGCGCCTTCGCACCATCGAGATCTGGCTGCTCTGGTTCGTCGGCGCCAGCGGTGCACTGTCCGTGCTGACCGGCCTCGGGCACATCGGCCCCGACGCGCCCACCATCGCCGACGGCATCGGATTCGCCCACAGCCCGTTCCAGTGGGAAGTCGGCTGGGCCGACATCGCGGTCGGCACCATCGGCTTCATGTCCATCTGGCGCCGGGACTCGTTCATGACGGCCGCGGTCATCGCGCTGGCCATCCTCTACTGGGGCGACGCCGCGGGCCACATCATGCAGCTCGTCGCCCACGAAAACACCGCCCCGAACAACGTCCAGCCGATCTACACCGACATCCTTCAACCCCTGATCGCCGTGCTCCTGCTCATCGCCTACCGGCGCCACGGCGGCGGCCGCAGCCCGGCCCCCGAGCGGCCCGCCGGCAGCTGA
- a CDS encoding inorganic phosphate transporter — MEHIPLLIGIVVVTALVFDFTNGFHDTANAMATTISTGAMKPRAAVAMSAVLNLAGAFLSVEVAKTISGGIIDEASGIRPEVIFAGLVGAIVWNLVTWLKGLPSSSSHALFGGLIGATIVSVGPDAVNGSAVAMKVLIPAVAAPIVAGLASMAATRLTYRIARNSDEAATTKGYRAGQIGSAALVSLAHGTNDAQKTMGVITLALIAGGVLAPGANPPTWVIVSAGLAIALGTYLGGWRIIRTMGKGLTDIRPAQGFSAQTGAAAVILSASNLGFALSTTQVCSGSVMGSGLGRKGGTVRWSTAGRMAVAWVLTLPAAALVAAAAALLAVQGTWGIAVVAVLGIAAATAIRIASRRKPVDHSNVNDFEHVPAVKTAMTTAA, encoded by the coding sequence ATGGAACACATCCCGCTCCTGATCGGAATCGTCGTCGTCACGGCCCTCGTGTTCGACTTCACCAACGGATTCCACGACACGGCCAACGCCATGGCCACCACCATCTCCACCGGGGCCATGAAGCCCAGGGCCGCCGTGGCGATGTCCGCGGTGCTCAACCTCGCCGGTGCCTTCCTCTCCGTGGAGGTGGCCAAGACCATCTCCGGCGGCATCATCGACGAGGCGTCCGGCATCCGGCCCGAGGTGATCTTCGCCGGGCTCGTCGGTGCCATCGTCTGGAACCTGGTCACCTGGCTGAAGGGGCTGCCGTCCAGCTCCTCGCACGCGCTCTTCGGCGGTCTGATCGGCGCCACGATCGTCTCCGTCGGCCCGGACGCCGTGAACGGCTCCGCCGTCGCGATGAAGGTCCTCATCCCCGCCGTCGCCGCCCCGATCGTGGCCGGTCTGGCCTCGATGGCCGCGACCCGTCTGACCTACCGCATCGCCCGCAACTCCGACGAGGCCGCCACCACCAAGGGCTACCGCGCCGGCCAGATCGGCTCCGCCGCCCTGGTCTCCCTCGCGCACGGCACCAACGACGCCCAGAAGACCATGGGCGTGATCACCCTCGCGCTGATCGCCGGCGGCGTCCTCGCCCCCGGCGCCAACCCGCCCACCTGGGTCATCGTCTCGGCCGGCCTGGCCATCGCGCTCGGCACCTACCTGGGCGGCTGGCGCATCATCCGCACCATGGGCAAGGGCCTGACCGACATCCGGCCCGCCCAGGGCTTCTCCGCCCAGACCGGTGCCGCCGCGGTCATCCTGTCCGCGTCCAACCTCGGCTTCGCCCTGTCCACCACGCAGGTCTGCTCCGGTTCGGTCATGGGCTCCGGCCTGGGCCGCAAGGGCGGCACCGTGCGCTGGTCCACCGCCGGCCGGATGGCCGTCGCCTGGGTGCTGACCCTGCCGGCCGCCGCTCTGGTCGCCGCCGCCGCCGCTCTCCTCGCCGTCCAGGGCACGTGGGGCATCGCCGTGGTCGCGGTCCTCGGCATCGCCGCCGCCACCGCCATCCGGATCGCCTCGCGCCGCAAGCCCGTGGACCACAGCAACGTCAACGACTTCGAGCACGTCCCCGCCGTCAAGACCGCCATGACCACCGCCGCCTGA
- the rsmI gene encoding 16S rRNA (cytidine(1402)-2'-O)-methyltransferase, which translates to MTGTLVLAGTPIGDVADAPPRLAAELETADVVAAEDTRRLRRLTQALGVQTRGRVVSYFEGNESARTPELVEALEGGSRVLLVTDAGMPSVSDPGYRLVAAAVEKDIRVTAVPGPSAVLTALALSGLPVDRFCFEGFLPRKAGERLGRLREVAAERRTLVYFEAPHRLDDTLAAMAEVFGKDRRAAVCRELTKTYEEVKRGGLGELAQWAAEGVRGEITVVVEGAPAAGPAELDADELVHRVRVREEAGERRKEAIAAVAAEAGVPKREVFDAVVAAKNADRQGPENGKGLT; encoded by the coding sequence GTGACTGGAACCCTCGTACTGGCAGGCACGCCCATCGGTGATGTGGCGGACGCGCCGCCGCGGCTGGCGGCGGAGCTGGAGACCGCCGACGTGGTCGCGGCGGAGGACACCCGGCGGCTGCGCCGGCTCACCCAGGCGCTCGGGGTGCAGACCCGCGGCCGGGTCGTGTCGTACTTCGAGGGGAACGAGTCGGCCCGTACGCCCGAGCTGGTCGAGGCGCTGGAAGGCGGGTCCCGGGTGCTGCTCGTCACCGACGCGGGTATGCCTTCCGTCTCCGACCCCGGCTACCGCCTGGTCGCCGCGGCCGTCGAGAAGGACATCAGGGTCACCGCCGTGCCCGGCCCGTCCGCCGTGCTCACCGCGCTCGCGCTCTCCGGGCTGCCCGTGGACCGCTTCTGCTTCGAGGGCTTCCTGCCGCGCAAGGCGGGCGAGCGGCTCGGCCGGCTGCGCGAGGTCGCGGCCGAGCGCCGCACGCTCGTCTACTTCGAGGCGCCGCACCGGCTCGACGACACCCTGGCCGCCATGGCCGAGGTGTTCGGCAAGGACCGCAGGGCCGCCGTCTGCCGCGAGCTGACGAAGACGTACGAGGAGGTCAAGCGCGGCGGGCTCGGCGAGCTGGCGCAGTGGGCGGCCGAGGGCGTACGCGGCGAGATCACGGTCGTGGTCGAGGGCGCCCCGGCCGCCGGGCCCGCCGAGCTGGACGCGGACGAGCTGGTGCACAGGGTGCGCGTGCGCGAGGAGGCGGGCGAGCGGCGCAAGGAGGCGATCGCCGCCGTCGCCGCGGAGGCGGGCGTTCCCAAGCGCGAGGTGTTCGATGCCGTGGTGGCGGCAAAGAATGCGGACAGACAAGGGCCCGAGAACGGTAAAGGACTAACCTGA
- a CDS encoding penicillin-binding transpeptidase domain-containing protein, with protein sequence MRSGAKVAVIGGVFIVFAGGAAYGAYNVLLGGGSGGTSQAAPKRTGPPSAEEIRTTAKDFLAAWAGGDAGTAAQLTNNAVEAEPVLAGYAEDAHISEAKLTPGQPVGAKVPFTVSAVVSYEGQRKPLSYRSELTVVRGLTTGRPLVDWQPTVIHPELGKGETLKTAQAAVPPIEAVDRNGKKLTEEKYPSLGPVLDELRKRYGDKAGGKAGVELVIDSGLAEGTDRTLLTLTEGEPGELRTTLDAKVQAAAEKTVMTYDESSVVAIQPSTGEVRAVANNRKGRWNAAFLGKQAPGSTMKIVTAALLLEKGLVAADRTAECPKDVMYQGATFHNLDNFSIEGAPFSTSFARSCNTAFIKLIDDTKDEAALSKEAQDVFGIGLDWQTGIPSVDGSVPQETGGEAAAQYIGQGTIQMNALNMASITATAKSGTFKQPVIVPLSLDDRQPATASRSLPGSVAKQLRNLMRLTATAAYGTGTQAMATVGGDKGAKTGSAEVDGNATSNSWFTGFSDDLAAAAVVDSGGHGSDAAGPLVAAVLNAG encoded by the coding sequence ATGCGTAGTGGAGCCAAGGTCGCCGTCATCGGCGGCGTATTCATCGTCTTCGCCGGAGGGGCCGCCTACGGCGCGTACAACGTCCTGCTCGGCGGGGGCTCGGGCGGTACGTCCCAGGCCGCGCCCAAGAGGACCGGGCCGCCGAGCGCCGAGGAGATCCGGACCACCGCGAAGGACTTCCTCGCGGCGTGGGCGGGCGGGGACGCGGGGACGGCGGCGCAGCTGACCAACAACGCGGTCGAGGCGGAGCCGGTGCTGGCCGGGTACGCCGAGGACGCGCACATCAGCGAGGCGAAGCTGACGCCGGGACAGCCGGTCGGCGCGAAGGTGCCGTTCACGGTCAGCGCCGTGGTCTCGTACGAGGGGCAGCGCAAGCCCCTCTCGTACCGCTCCGAGCTGACCGTGGTGCGCGGGCTGACGACCGGACGGCCGCTGGTCGACTGGCAGCCGACGGTGATCCACCCCGAGCTCGGCAAGGGCGAGACCCTGAAGACCGCCCAGGCCGCCGTTCCGCCCATCGAGGCGGTCGACCGCAACGGCAAGAAGCTGACGGAGGAGAAGTACCCGTCGCTCGGGCCCGTCCTCGACGAGCTGCGCAAGCGGTACGGCGACAAGGCGGGCGGCAAGGCGGGCGTCGAGCTCGTCATCGACAGCGGCCTCGCCGAAGGGACGGACCGGACGCTGCTCACGCTGACCGAGGGCGAGCCGGGCGAGCTTCGCACCACGCTGGACGCGAAGGTGCAGGCCGCCGCCGAGAAGACGGTGATGACGTACGACGAGTCGTCGGTCGTCGCGATCCAGCCGAGCACGGGCGAGGTCAGGGCGGTCGCCAACAACCGCAAGGGGCGGTGGAACGCGGCGTTCCTGGGCAAGCAGGCGCCCGGCTCGACGATGAAGATCGTGACGGCGGCGCTGCTGCTGGAGAAGGGTCTGGTGGCGGCGGACCGTACGGCCGAGTGCCCCAAGGACGTCATGTACCAGGGCGCCACCTTCCACAATCTCGACAACTTCTCGATCGAGGGCGCGCCCTTCTCGACCAGCTTCGCCCGCTCGTGCAACACCGCCTTCATCAAGCTGATCGACGACACGAAGGACGAAGCCGCGCTGTCCAAGGAGGCCCAGGACGTCTTCGGCATCGGCCTCGACTGGCAGACCGGCATCCCGTCCGTGGACGGAAGCGTGCCCCAGGAGACGGGCGGCGAGGCGGCCGCGCAGTACATCGGCCAGGGCACCATCCAGATGAACGCGCTCAACATGGCGTCCATCACCGCCACCGCGAAGAGCGGCACGTTCAAGCAGCCGGTCATCGTGCCGCTGTCGCTGGACGACCGTCAGCCGGCCACGGCGTCACGGAGCCTGCCGGGCTCCGTGGCGAAGCAGCTGCGGAACCTGATGCGCCTCACGGCGACGGCGGCCTACGGGACCGGTACGCAGGCGATGGCCACGGTCGGCGGGGACAAGGGTGCGAAGACCGGCTCCGCGGAGGTCGACGGGAACGCCACGTCCAACAGCTGGTTCACCGGCTTCTCCGACGATCTGGCGGCCGCCGCGGTCGTGGACTCGGGCGGGCACGGCAGCGATGCGGCGGGACCGCTCGTGGCCGCAGTGCTCAACGCGGGCTGA
- a CDS encoding YbaK/EbsC family protein has translation MSSSDTHAHPRFAEALRELGLHVEVRRFPDATRTAAEAAAAIGCDVGEIVKSLVFEADGVPVLVLMDGASRVDVELVRRELDASAVRRADADLVRETTGYAIGGVPPFGHRTRTRVLADRGLLDHAVVWAAAGTPHTVFPLDPKSVIAHAGAALVDVRERTA, from the coding sequence ATGAGTTCATCCGACACCCACGCCCACCCCCGCTTCGCCGAAGCCCTGCGCGAGCTGGGCCTCCACGTCGAAGTGCGCCGCTTCCCCGACGCCACCCGGACCGCCGCCGAGGCGGCGGCCGCCATCGGCTGCGATGTCGGCGAGATCGTCAAGTCGCTGGTCTTCGAGGCGGACGGGGTGCCGGTGCTGGTCCTGATGGACGGCGCCTCGCGGGTCGACGTGGAGCTGGTGCGGCGGGAGCTGGACGCCTCGGCGGTCCGGCGGGCCGACGCGGACCTGGTCCGGGAAACCACCGGGTACGCGATCGGCGGCGTGCCGCCCTTCGGCCACCGTACGAGGACCCGGGTGCTGGCCGACCGGGGACTGCTGGACCACGCCGTGGTGTGGGCGGCGGCGGGCACCCCGCACACGGTCTTCCCGCTCGACCCCAAGTCCGTGATCGCCCATGCCGGTGCGGCCCTGGTGGACGTGCGCGAGCGCACCGCGTGA
- a CDS encoding calcium-binding protein: MGTEKNDVIVGTPGNDVIFALGGNDTVYALAGNDLVCGGKGNDTLNGDRDNDQLSGGPGDDQLFGGFGNDDLRGDSGNDELRGELGSDELAGGPGNDRLSGFLGSDILFGGKGNDRLRGGRDNDQLFGNAGNDQLFGDADDDALDGGSGTNSNDGGRGINTCVDPSDGPGCND, encoded by the coding sequence GTGGGTACCGAGAAGAACGACGTCATCGTCGGCACCCCCGGCAACGACGTGATCTTCGCGCTCGGCGGCAATGACACGGTCTACGCCCTCGCGGGGAACGACCTCGTCTGCGGCGGCAAGGGCAACGACACGCTCAACGGCGACAGGGACAACGACCAGCTCTCCGGCGGCCCGGGCGACGACCAGCTCTTCGGCGGCTTCGGCAACGACGACCTTCGCGGTGATTCGGGCAACGACGAGCTCCGCGGTGAGCTCGGCAGCGACGAGCTTGCCGGTGGCCCGGGCAACGACCGGCTCTCCGGTTTCCTGGGCAGCGACATCCTCTTCGGCGGAAAGGGCAACGACCGCCTCCGCGGTGGAAGGGACAACGACCAGCTCTTCGGCAACGCGGGCAACGACCAGCTCTTCGGGGACGCCGACGACGACGCCCTGGACGGCGGATCGGGCACGAACTCCAACGACGGCGGACGCGGCATCAACACCTGCGTCGACCCGAGCGACGGCCCCGGCTGCAACGACTGA
- a CDS encoding dolichyl-phosphate-mannose--protein mannosyltransferase: MTSTAPRALHGTEAAEQPPSWQQRLRRFSHVPRPVPGLRERLVPPYTRPSPRTWSVLGVGPSATRTAERALAWGGPLLVALVAGVLRFWQLGSPKAVIFDETYYAKDAWALINQGYEGSWPKDVDKSILANPDAVPVPTDPGYVVHPPVGKWIIGLGEQLFGFTPFGWRFMVALLGTLSVLMLCRIGRRLFRSTFLGCLAGALLAVDGLHFVMSRTALLDLVLMFFVLAAFGCLLVHRDRARERLAGALPVDAEGVLRPDTRIAEELRLGLRPWRIAAGLMLGLAFATKWNGLYILAAFGLLTVLWDVGARRTAGAVQPYLAVLRRDLVPAFLATVPVAIVTYVASWTGWIVTDKGYFRDWAEKDGSGGVWSWLPDWLRSLWHYETEVFEFHVNLTSGHTYQSNPWSWIVLGRPVSYFYEDPAAGEDGCPASTAGKCAREVLALGTPLLWWAACFALAYVLWRWLFRRDWRAGAIACGVAAGWVPWFLYQERTIFLFYAVVFVPFLCLAVTMMIGAIIGPPGSDERRRTIGAVGAGVLVLLIIWNFIYFWPIYTGTPIPLDDWRGRMWVDTWV, translated from the coding sequence GTGACCAGTACTGCCCCGCGGGCCCTGCACGGGACGGAAGCCGCGGAACAGCCCCCCTCCTGGCAGCAGCGCCTGCGCAGATTCAGCCATGTGCCGCGACCCGTGCCGGGGCTGCGAGAACGGCTCGTACCGCCGTACACGCGCCCCTCCCCGCGCACCTGGTCGGTGCTCGGCGTGGGCCCGTCGGCGACGCGGACCGCCGAGCGCGCGCTGGCGTGGGGCGGGCCGCTGCTCGTGGCGCTGGTGGCCGGAGTCCTGCGGTTCTGGCAGCTCGGCAGCCCCAAGGCGGTGATATTCGACGAGACGTACTACGCGAAGGACGCCTGGGCACTGATCAACCAGGGGTACGAGGGGTCCTGGCCTAAGGACGTCGACAAATCGATCCTGGCGAACCCGGACGCCGTCCCCGTGCCCACGGACCCCGGCTATGTCGTCCACCCGCCGGTCGGGAAGTGGATCATCGGGCTCGGCGAGCAGCTGTTCGGCTTCACCCCCTTCGGCTGGCGCTTCATGGTGGCCTTGCTCGGCACGCTGTCCGTGCTGATGCTGTGCCGCATCGGGCGGCGGCTGTTCCGCTCGACGTTCCTCGGCTGCCTGGCGGGCGCGCTGCTCGCCGTCGACGGCCTGCACTTCGTGATGAGCCGCACGGCCCTGCTCGACCTGGTGCTGATGTTCTTCGTGCTGGCCGCCTTCGGCTGTCTGCTCGTCCACCGGGACCGGGCGCGCGAACGGCTCGCCGGCGCACTGCCGGTGGACGCGGAGGGCGTACTGCGCCCCGACACACGGATCGCCGAGGAGCTGCGCCTCGGCCTGCGCCCATGGCGCATCGCGGCCGGCCTGATGCTCGGCCTGGCCTTCGCGACCAAGTGGAACGGGCTCTACATCCTGGCCGCCTTCGGCCTGCTGACGGTCCTCTGGGACGTCGGGGCCCGGCGCACGGCGGGCGCGGTCCAGCCGTACCTGGCAGTCCTGCGGCGTGACCTCGTGCCGGCGTTCCTCGCGACGGTGCCGGTCGCGATCGTCACGTACGTCGCTTCGTGGACGGGCTGGATCGTCACGGACAAGGGCTACTTCCGCGACTGGGCCGAGAAGGACGGCAGCGGCGGTGTCTGGAGCTGGCTGCCCGACTGGCTGCGGAGCCTCTGGCACTACGAGACCGAGGTCTTCGAGTTCCACGTCAACCTGACCTCGGGCCACACCTACCAGTCCAACCCCTGGAGCTGGATCGTCCTCGGCCGCCCCGTCTCCTACTTCTACGAGGACCCGGCCGCCGGCGAGGACGGCTGCCCGGCGTCGACGGCGGGCAAGTGCGCCCGCGAGGTCCTTGCGCTCGGCACCCCGCTGCTGTGGTGGGCGGCGTGCTTCGCCCTCGCGTACGTCCTGTGGCGCTGGCTCTTCCGCCGCGACTGGCGCGCGGGCGCGATCGCCTGCGGGGTGGCCGCGGGCTGGGTCCCCTGGTTCCTCTACCAGGAGCGCACGATCTTCCTCTTCTACGCGGTCGTCTTCGTGCCGTTCCTCTGCCTCGCGGTCACGATGATGATCGGCGCGATCATCGGCCCGCCAGGCTCGGACGAACGGCGCAGGACGATCGGCGCGGTGGGCGCGGGCGTGCTCGTGCTCCTGATCATCTGGAACTTCATCTACTTCTGGCCGATCTACACGGGTACCCCGATCCCCCTGGACGACTGGCGGGGCAGGATGTGGGTCGACACCTGGGTCTAG
- a CDS encoding TatD family hydrolase yields MSPKSDDATPPPLPAPLSVPVADSHTHLDMQSGTVEEALAKAASVGVTTVVQVGCDIKGSRWAAETAAAHESVHAAVALHPNEAPRIVHGDPDGWSRQGAREAGGADALDDALAEIDRLAALEQVLAVGETGLDFFRTGPEGIAAQETSFRAHIEIAKRHGKALVIHDRDAHADVLRILEEEGAPERTVFHCYSGDADMARICAGAGYFMSFAGNVTFKNAQPLRDALAAAPLELVLVETDAPFLTPAPYRGRPNAPYLVPVTVRAMAGVRGIDEDAMAEAIASNTARAFGY; encoded by the coding sequence ATGAGCCCCAAGTCCGACGACGCCACCCCTCCGCCGCTGCCCGCACCGCTGAGCGTGCCGGTCGCCGATTCGCACACCCACCTGGACATGCAGAGCGGCACCGTCGAGGAAGCTCTCGCGAAGGCCGCGTCCGTCGGCGTCACGACGGTGGTCCAGGTGGGCTGCGACATCAAGGGCTCCCGCTGGGCCGCGGAGACGGCCGCCGCGCACGAGAGCGTGCACGCGGCGGTCGCGCTGCATCCGAACGAGGCCCCGCGCATCGTCCACGGGGACCCCGACGGCTGGTCGCGGCAGGGGGCCAGGGAGGCCGGGGGCGCCGACGCGCTCGACGACGCGCTCGCCGAGATCGACCGGCTCGCGGCCCTGGAGCAGGTGCTGGCCGTCGGCGAGACGGGTCTCGACTTCTTCCGTACGGGCCCCGAGGGCATCGCCGCCCAGGAGACCTCTTTCCGCGCCCATATCGAGATCGCGAAACGGCACGGAAAGGCCCTCGTCATTCACGACCGGGACGCGCACGCGGACGTCCTGCGCATTCTCGAAGAAGAAGGCGCACCCGAGCGGACCGTGTTCCACTGCTATTCCGGCGACGCCGACATGGCCCGGATCTGCGCCGGCGCCGGCTACTTCATGTCCTTTGCCGGCAACGTGACCTTCAAGAACGCCCAGCCGCTGCGCGACGCGCTCGCCGCCGCCCCGCTGGAACTCGTCCTCGTGGAGACCGACGCGCCTTTTCTGACACCCGCGCCGTACCGCGGACGTCCCAACGCGCCCTATCTCGTTCCGGTCACGGTCCGGGCGATGGCCGGGGTGCGCGGGATCGACGAGGACGCGATGGCCGAGGCGATCGCCTCGAACACCGCACGCGCGTTTGGTTACTGA